One Osmerus mordax isolate fOsmMor3 chromosome 26, fOsmMor3.pri, whole genome shotgun sequence DNA segment encodes these proteins:
- the palld gene encoding palladin isoform X3: MQDGSWNQPLPLSVLLKDPEGGGGLEGDGGVFSEASSEGDLFLDSAASAELDSGDFSQLSAFLSAEEIHRSLDLAFEAFGETPGDPRTPTSPHELALPHNLPLIDSPSTPLVPPQHSKPLSPDQGVPVKVTSSQSVLLTRPQQASFGSPASPEKFICHKSIPPVYKQDKPRLVHAGLELNERAASATEFCSRAATFIEELSSIFKGSARLEQQVDDDSSSPDSGYLSPRAHRPAPSASGPARQGSGPANQELGPTHQGSGSAPSQPQPPPCGQPPGLGEGPTPEGGHGVGEGARGLGELSPPRFSQKLKSQEVSEGSPIKLECRVTGNPLPLVRWFCEGRELHSSPDIQVWRDGDLHTLVINEAFEDDTGRYTCVASNSLGADHTEAEVYIEGASSSDSEGEGSASKHRSEDMAQVQKKTTSVSLTIRSSSPKTSDPQPHRSTLVQPFTQRMQSPVSSLYGGDGPVAAPPVFTKVLVDSQASEGQVVVLECRVRGSAPLQVRWFRQGQEIQDSPDFRVLQKKPRSAAEPEEICTLVISEAFPEDGGVFCCTVTNPYGSLSSSAHLHVSGAEDLPTNGVTRGDVYGDNTMLEDAQAFPPPPPPTEISQLELPPKAPLSVEGYHVNEVEIWPSVSAVQPGPEGAEPSQGAGPGRKGLPVSPPPPHSPPRDHLPPPPPPESVMDVPASAPFSTPDLTPGKEGPPLPTKPKPKLEESRAEELQHGRNAAQLKHLQHQILLEQQEAADWLLQQQQEGQQEVPPPPQEIPPPSPPLPPPPSFQELESNAMQTSTFNYARPKQFIAAQGPAGASGGFNTQSSPSSTLSSPLSPSASHKPFSKVSLPPFQPPPFSKTNSLDSPSSPSFPPPPPPFLSPSTLSSPSGPGQDFPPPPPPPPPPILSSSFSSSTPQSPASSFLSSVLPSPTSSPASPTVNALGLPKGNGTVAMPRRPTPRTPRLASDSDIQGSKDAVIQDLERKLRFKEERMSNGQQRLTYEEKMARRLLGADNAATVLSQEGDDEPGTQEYKVSSFEQRLISEIEFRLERSPVEESDEDVEHDDQPPDQGGAPCFLHKLKHYKLFEGMPVTFSCKVTGDPKPKVYWFKDGKQISKMSEHYRISREADGTCSLHTASASLDDDGNYTIMAGNPQGRVSCTGRMMVQAVNQRGRSQRSTPGHIRRPRSRSRDSGDENENIQERHFRPHFLQAPGDLIVQEGKLCRMDCKVSGLPTPDLIWQLNGQTIRPDSAHKMLVRENGVHSLVIESVTSRDAGIYTCIASNRAGQNSFNLELIVAAKEMHKAPTFIEKLQNTGVAEGYPVRMECRVSGTPYPQIFWKRENESFTHSTDRVSMHQDNCGYLCMIIQPAMKEDAGWYTVSAKNEAGIVSSTARLDVHAQWQQPNLPKPKRVRPSTSRYAALTERGLDVKAAFFPDSTPFFPDPSPLQPGGLVESDDL, from the exons ATGCAAGACGGGAGCTGGAACCAGCCACTCCCCTTATCTGTGCTGCTGAAGGATCCGGAAGGAGgcgggggactggagggggatgggggcgtGTTCTCGGAGGCGTCTTCTGAGGGGGATCTCTTCCTGGACTCGGCGGCATCGGCGGAGCTGGATTCAGGAGATTTCTCCCAGCTCTCTGCGTTCCTCAGTGCGGAGGAGATTCACCGCAGTCTGGATCTGGCCTTCGAGGCCTTCGGGGAGACTCCAGGAGACCCCCGAacgcccacctccccccacgAGCTGGCCCTCCCCCACAACCTCCCCCTTATAGACAGCCCCAGCACTCCCCTTGTCCCACCCCAGCACAgtaaacccctctccccagaCCAGGGAGTCCCAGTAAAGGTCACCTCCAGCCAGAGCGTCCTCCTAACCAGGCCCCAGCAGGCCTCATTCGGATCCCCAGCCTCGCCTGAAAAGTTTATCTGTCACAAGAGCATCCCCCCGGTGTACAAGCAGGACAAGCCGAGGCTGGTGCACGCGGGCCTGGAGCTGAACGAGCGTGCGGCATCCGCCACGGAGTTCTGCAGCCGGGCCGCCACCTTCATCGAGGAGCTGTCCTCCATCTTTAAGGGCTCCGCGCGGCTGGAGCAGCAGGTGGACGatgactcctcctcccccgacaGCGGATACCTGTCCCCCCGTGCCCACCGCCCCGCCCCCTCAGCCTCTGGCCCTGCCCGCCAGGGATCAGGACCCGCTAACCAGGAATTAGGCCCCACCCACCAAGGCTCCGGGTCTGCTCCCtcgcagccccagcctcctccatgTGGTCAGCCtccggggctgggggaggggccaaCACCGGAGGGGGGtcatggggtgggggagggagctagggggctgggggagctCTCCCCCCCTCGCTTTTCCCAGAAGCTGAAGAGCCAGGAGGTGTCCGAGGGGAGCCCCATCAAGCTGGAGTGCAGGGTGACAGGAAACCCCCTGCCATTGGTCAG gtggttcTGCGAGGGCCGGGAACTCCACAGCAGCCCAGACATCCAGGTGTGGCGCGACGGCGACCTGCACACGCTGGTGATCAACGAGGCGTTCGAGGACGACACGGGCCGCTACACCTGCGTGGCGTCCAACAGCCTGGGTGCCGACCACACCGAGGCCGAGGTCTACATAGAAG GAGCTTCGTCTTCAGACTCAGAAGGAGAGGGCTCGGCGTCCAAGCACCGgtcagaagacatggctca GGTTCAGAAAAAGACCACCTCTGTCTCCTTGACGATCCGTTCCTCCTCCCCCAAGACATCTGACCCCCAACCTCACCGTTCCACCCTTGTCCAGCCCTTCACTCAGcgg ATGCAGAGTccagtctcctctctctatgGGGGCGACGGCCCTGTCGCGGCCCCCCCTGTCTTCACTAAG gtGTTGGTGGACTCCCAGGCCTCGGAGGGCCAGGTGGTGGTTCTGGAGTGCCGTGTCCGAGGCAGCGCGCCCCTGCAGGTGCGCTGGTTCCGCCAGGGCCAGGAGATCCAGGACTCCCCAGACTTCCGCGTCCTTCAGAAGA AGCCCCGCTCCGCTGCAGAGCCAG AGGAGATCTGCACGTTGGTGATCTCGGAGGCGTTCCCAGAGGATGGGGGCGTGTTCTGCTGCACCGTCACCAATCCCTATGGCTCCCTCAGTAGCTCCGCCCACCTCCACGTCTCTGGAG CGGAAGACTTGCCCACTAACGGCGTAACCAGGGGTGACGTATACGGGGACAACACTATGTTGGAAGACGCCCAGGccttccccccgccccccccgcccaccgaGATCAGCCAATTGGAGCTGCCGCCCAAGGCCCCGCTGAGCGTGGAGGGTTACCATGTCAACGAGGTGGAGATCTGGCCAAGCGTGTCAGCGGTCCAGCCAGGCCCTGAGGGGGCGGAGCCAagccagggggcggggccaggtcGCAAAGGACTGCCCGtcagccccccacctccccacagcccACCCAGagaccacctccccccccctcctccacctgagtCTGTTATGGATGTTCCAGCTTCTGCCCCATTCTCGACCCCAGATTTGACCCCAGGGAAGGAAGGGCCTCCACTGCCCACCAAGCCTAAACCTAAGCT agaggagagtagagcggAGGAACTACAACATGGCAG GAACGCCGCCCAGCTGAAGCACCTCCAGCACCAGATCCTTCTAGAACAGCAGGAAGCAGCCGATTggctcctgcagcagcagcaggaaggacagcaggaagtccctccccctccgcaGGAAAtcccacctccatctcctcctctcccccctcctccctccttccaggaGCTGGAAAGCAACGCCATGCAGACCAGCACCTTCAACTACGCCCGCCCCAAGCAGTTCATCGCTGCCCAGGGCCCAGCGGGGGCCTCTGGGGGGTTCAACACCcagtcctctccttcctccaccctctcctcccccctctccccctctgcctcacaCAAGCCCTTTAGTaaggtctccctcccccccttccagcCTCCCCCCTTCAGTAAGACCAACAGCCTggattccccctcctctccctccttcccccctcctcctccccccttcctcagccCCAGCACCTTGTCCTCCCCCTCTGGCCCCGGCCAAGActtccctcccccgcctcccccccctcccccgcccatcctctcctcctcattctcctcctccaccccccagtccccagcctccagcttcctctcctccgtcctgccatcccccacctcctcccccgcctcccctacCGTCAACGCTCTGGGGCTGCCCAAAGGCAATGGGACTGT GGCAATGCCCCGCCGGCCCACCCCCCGGACCCCTCGCCTGGCATCAGACTCAGACATCCAGGGCTCCAAGGACGCCGTCATCCAGGACCTGGAGAGGAAGCTGCGCTTCAAGGAGGAGCGCATGAGCAACggacaacag AGGCTAACGTACGAGGAGAAGATGGCTCGCAGGCTGCTGGGAGCGGACAACGCTGCCACTGTCCTGAGCCAGGAGGGAGACGATGAGCCtggcacacag gaGTATAAGGTGTCCAGCTTCGAGCAGCGTCTGATCAGCGAGATAGAGTTCCGCCTGGAGCGTTCTCCAGTGGAGGAGTCTGACGAGGACGTGGAGCATGACGACCAGCCTCCAGACCAGGGGGGGGCGCCCTGCTTCCTGCACAAGCTCAAACACTACAAGCTGTTCGAGGGCATGCCCGTCACCTTCTCCTGCAAGGTCACAGGAGACCCCAAGcccaag gtgtactGGTTCAAGGACGGGAAGCAGATTTCTAAGATGAGCGAGCACTACCGTATTAGCCGTGAGGCGGACGGGACGTGCTCCCTGCACACCGCCAGCGCCTCGCTGGACGACGACGGCAACTACACCATCATGGCTGGAAACCCCCAG GGGAGGGTCAGCTGTACTGGCAGGATGATGGTGCAGGCAGTGAACcagagggggcggagccagcGGTCCACACCTGGTCACATTCGCAG acccaGGTCCAGGTCCCGGGACAGTGGAGATGAGAATGAGAACATCCAGGAACGCCACTTCCGCCCTCACTTCCTGCAGGCTCCCGGCGACCTCATCGTTCAGGAGGGGAAACTGTGCCGCATGGACTGCAAG GTGAGTGGCCTGCCCACCCCAGACCTCATCTGGCAGCTGAACGGCCAGACAATCCGCCCCGACTCCGCCCACAAGATGCTGGTGAGGGAAAACGGCGTCCACTCACTGGTCATCGAGTCGGTGACCAGTCGCGACGCTGGGATCTACACCTGCATCGCTAGTAACCGCGCAGGACAGAACTCCTTCAACCTGGAACTCATTGTTGCAG CCAAGGAAATGCACAAGGCCCCCACGTTCATTGAGAAGCTGCAGAACACGGGCGTGGCTGAGGGCTACCCCGTACGCATGGAGTGCCGCGTGTCAGGGACGCCCTATCCCCAGATcttctggaagagagagaacgagtcgTTCACCCACAGCACGGACAGGGTCAG CATGCACCAGGACAACTGTGGCTACCTGTGCATGATCATCCAGCCGGCCATGAAGGAAGATGCAGGCTGGTACACTGTGTCTGCCAAGAACGAAGCTGGGATCGTCTCCAGCACTGCACGTCTCGACGTCCATG cccagtgGCAGCAGCCAAACCTACCAAAGCCTAAGAGGGTGCGTCCGTCCACCAGTCGCTACGCCGCGCTGACCGAGAGAGGCCTGGACGTGAAGGCTGCCTTCTTCCCTGACTCCACCCCCTTCTTCcccgacccctcccccctgcagccaggagggctggtggagagCGACGACCTGTAG
- the palld gene encoding palladin isoform X5 yields the protein MQDGSWNQPLPLSVLLKDPEGGGGLEGDGGVFSEASSEGDLFLDSAASAELDSGDFSQLSAFLSAEEIHRSLDLAFEAFGETPGDPRTPTSPHELALPHNLPLIDSPSTPLVPPQHSKPLSPDQGVPVKVTSSQSVLLTRPQQASFGSPASPEKFICHKSIPPVYKQDKPRLVHAGLELNERAASATEFCSRAATFIEELSSIFKGSARLEQQVDDDSSSPDSGYLSPRAHRPAPSASGPARQGSGPANQELGPTHQGSGSAPSQPQPPPCGQPPGLGEGPTPEGGHGVGEGARGLGELSPPRFSQKLKSQEVSEGSPIKLECRVTGNPLPLVRWFCEGRELHSSPDIQVWRDGDLHTLVINEAFEDDTGRYTCVASNSLGADHTEAEVYIEGASSSDSEGEGSASKHRSEDMAQVQKKTTSVSLTIRSSSPKTSDPQPHRSTLVQPFTQRMQSPVSSLYGGDGPVAAPPVFTKVLVDSQASEGQVVVLECRVRGSAPLQVRWFRQGQEIQDSPDFRVLQKKPRSAAEPEEICTLVISEAFPEDGGVFCCTVTNPYGSLSSSAHLHVSGAEDLPTNGVTRGDVYGDNTMLEDAQAFPPPPPPTEISQLELPPKAPLSVEGYHVNEVEIWPSVSAVQPGPEGAEPSQGAGPGRKGLPVSPPPPHSPPRDHLPPPPPPESVMDVPASAPFSTPDLTPGKEGPPLPTKPKPKLEESRAEELQHGRNAAQLKHLQHQILLEQQEAADWLLQQQQEGQQEVPPPPQEIPPPSPPLPPPPSFQELESNAMQTSTFNYARPKQFIAAQGPAGASGGFNTQSSPSSTLSSPLSPSASHKPFSKVSLPPFQPPPFSKTNSLDSPSSPSFPPPPPPFLSPSTLSSPSGPGQDFPPPPPPPPPPILSSSFSSSTPQSPASSFLSSVLPSPTSSPASPTVNALGLPKGNGTVAMPRRPTPRTPRLASDSDIQGSKDAVIQDLERKLRFKEERMSNGQQEYKVSSFEQRLISEIEFRLERSPVEESDEDVEHDDQPPDQGGAPCFLHKLKHYKLFEGMPVTFSCKVTGDPKPKVYWFKDGKQISKMSEHYRISREADGTCSLHTASASLDDDGNYTIMAGNPQGRVSCTGRMMVQAVNQRGRSQRSTPGHIRRPRSRSRDSGDENENIQERHFRPHFLQAPGDLIVQEGKLCRMDCKVSGLPTPDLIWQLNGQTIRPDSAHKMLVRENGVHSLVIESVTSRDAGIYTCIASNRAGQNSFNLELIVAAKEMHKAPTFIEKLQNTGVAEGYPVRMECRVSGTPYPQIFWKRENESFTHSTDRVSMHQDNCGYLCMIIQPAMKEDAGWYTVSAKNEAGIVSSTARLDVHAQWQQPNLPKPKRVRPSTSRYAALTERGLDVKAAFFPDSTPFFPDPSPLQPGGLVESDDL from the exons ATGCAAGACGGGAGCTGGAACCAGCCACTCCCCTTATCTGTGCTGCTGAAGGATCCGGAAGGAGgcgggggactggagggggatgggggcgtGTTCTCGGAGGCGTCTTCTGAGGGGGATCTCTTCCTGGACTCGGCGGCATCGGCGGAGCTGGATTCAGGAGATTTCTCCCAGCTCTCTGCGTTCCTCAGTGCGGAGGAGATTCACCGCAGTCTGGATCTGGCCTTCGAGGCCTTCGGGGAGACTCCAGGAGACCCCCGAacgcccacctccccccacgAGCTGGCCCTCCCCCACAACCTCCCCCTTATAGACAGCCCCAGCACTCCCCTTGTCCCACCCCAGCACAgtaaacccctctccccagaCCAGGGAGTCCCAGTAAAGGTCACCTCCAGCCAGAGCGTCCTCCTAACCAGGCCCCAGCAGGCCTCATTCGGATCCCCAGCCTCGCCTGAAAAGTTTATCTGTCACAAGAGCATCCCCCCGGTGTACAAGCAGGACAAGCCGAGGCTGGTGCACGCGGGCCTGGAGCTGAACGAGCGTGCGGCATCCGCCACGGAGTTCTGCAGCCGGGCCGCCACCTTCATCGAGGAGCTGTCCTCCATCTTTAAGGGCTCCGCGCGGCTGGAGCAGCAGGTGGACGatgactcctcctcccccgacaGCGGATACCTGTCCCCCCGTGCCCACCGCCCCGCCCCCTCAGCCTCTGGCCCTGCCCGCCAGGGATCAGGACCCGCTAACCAGGAATTAGGCCCCACCCACCAAGGCTCCGGGTCTGCTCCCtcgcagccccagcctcctccatgTGGTCAGCCtccggggctgggggaggggccaaCACCGGAGGGGGGtcatggggtgggggagggagctagggggctgggggagctCTCCCCCCCTCGCTTTTCCCAGAAGCTGAAGAGCCAGGAGGTGTCCGAGGGGAGCCCCATCAAGCTGGAGTGCAGGGTGACAGGAAACCCCCTGCCATTGGTCAG gtggttcTGCGAGGGCCGGGAACTCCACAGCAGCCCAGACATCCAGGTGTGGCGCGACGGCGACCTGCACACGCTGGTGATCAACGAGGCGTTCGAGGACGACACGGGCCGCTACACCTGCGTGGCGTCCAACAGCCTGGGTGCCGACCACACCGAGGCCGAGGTCTACATAGAAG GAGCTTCGTCTTCAGACTCAGAAGGAGAGGGCTCGGCGTCCAAGCACCGgtcagaagacatggctca GGTTCAGAAAAAGACCACCTCTGTCTCCTTGACGATCCGTTCCTCCTCCCCCAAGACATCTGACCCCCAACCTCACCGTTCCACCCTTGTCCAGCCCTTCACTCAGcgg ATGCAGAGTccagtctcctctctctatgGGGGCGACGGCCCTGTCGCGGCCCCCCCTGTCTTCACTAAG gtGTTGGTGGACTCCCAGGCCTCGGAGGGCCAGGTGGTGGTTCTGGAGTGCCGTGTCCGAGGCAGCGCGCCCCTGCAGGTGCGCTGGTTCCGCCAGGGCCAGGAGATCCAGGACTCCCCAGACTTCCGCGTCCTTCAGAAGA AGCCCCGCTCCGCTGCAGAGCCAG AGGAGATCTGCACGTTGGTGATCTCGGAGGCGTTCCCAGAGGATGGGGGCGTGTTCTGCTGCACCGTCACCAATCCCTATGGCTCCCTCAGTAGCTCCGCCCACCTCCACGTCTCTGGAG CGGAAGACTTGCCCACTAACGGCGTAACCAGGGGTGACGTATACGGGGACAACACTATGTTGGAAGACGCCCAGGccttccccccgccccccccgcccaccgaGATCAGCCAATTGGAGCTGCCGCCCAAGGCCCCGCTGAGCGTGGAGGGTTACCATGTCAACGAGGTGGAGATCTGGCCAAGCGTGTCAGCGGTCCAGCCAGGCCCTGAGGGGGCGGAGCCAagccagggggcggggccaggtcGCAAAGGACTGCCCGtcagccccccacctccccacagcccACCCAGagaccacctccccccccctcctccacctgagtCTGTTATGGATGTTCCAGCTTCTGCCCCATTCTCGACCCCAGATTTGACCCCAGGGAAGGAAGGGCCTCCACTGCCCACCAAGCCTAAACCTAAGCT agaggagagtagagcggAGGAACTACAACATGGCAG GAACGCCGCCCAGCTGAAGCACCTCCAGCACCAGATCCTTCTAGAACAGCAGGAAGCAGCCGATTggctcctgcagcagcagcaggaaggacagcaggaagtccctccccctccgcaGGAAAtcccacctccatctcctcctctcccccctcctccctccttccaggaGCTGGAAAGCAACGCCATGCAGACCAGCACCTTCAACTACGCCCGCCCCAAGCAGTTCATCGCTGCCCAGGGCCCAGCGGGGGCCTCTGGGGGGTTCAACACCcagtcctctccttcctccaccctctcctcccccctctccccctctgcctcacaCAAGCCCTTTAGTaaggtctccctcccccccttccagcCTCCCCCCTTCAGTAAGACCAACAGCCTggattccccctcctctccctccttcccccctcctcctccccccttcctcagccCCAGCACCTTGTCCTCCCCCTCTGGCCCCGGCCAAGActtccctcccccgcctcccccccctcccccgcccatcctctcctcctcattctcctcctccaccccccagtccccagcctccagcttcctctcctccgtcctgccatcccccacctcctcccccgcctcccctacCGTCAACGCTCTGGGGCTGCCCAAAGGCAATGGGACTGT GGCAATGCCCCGCCGGCCCACCCCCCGGACCCCTCGCCTGGCATCAGACTCAGACATCCAGGGCTCCAAGGACGCCGTCATCCAGGACCTGGAGAGGAAGCTGCGCTTCAAGGAGGAGCGCATGAGCAACggacaacag gaGTATAAGGTGTCCAGCTTCGAGCAGCGTCTGATCAGCGAGATAGAGTTCCGCCTGGAGCGTTCTCCAGTGGAGGAGTCTGACGAGGACGTGGAGCATGACGACCAGCCTCCAGACCAGGGGGGGGCGCCCTGCTTCCTGCACAAGCTCAAACACTACAAGCTGTTCGAGGGCATGCCCGTCACCTTCTCCTGCAAGGTCACAGGAGACCCCAAGcccaag gtgtactGGTTCAAGGACGGGAAGCAGATTTCTAAGATGAGCGAGCACTACCGTATTAGCCGTGAGGCGGACGGGACGTGCTCCCTGCACACCGCCAGCGCCTCGCTGGACGACGACGGCAACTACACCATCATGGCTGGAAACCCCCAG GGGAGGGTCAGCTGTACTGGCAGGATGATGGTGCAGGCAGTGAACcagagggggcggagccagcGGTCCACACCTGGTCACATTCGCAG acccaGGTCCAGGTCCCGGGACAGTGGAGATGAGAATGAGAACATCCAGGAACGCCACTTCCGCCCTCACTTCCTGCAGGCTCCCGGCGACCTCATCGTTCAGGAGGGGAAACTGTGCCGCATGGACTGCAAG GTGAGTGGCCTGCCCACCCCAGACCTCATCTGGCAGCTGAACGGCCAGACAATCCGCCCCGACTCCGCCCACAAGATGCTGGTGAGGGAAAACGGCGTCCACTCACTGGTCATCGAGTCGGTGACCAGTCGCGACGCTGGGATCTACACCTGCATCGCTAGTAACCGCGCAGGACAGAACTCCTTCAACCTGGAACTCATTGTTGCAG CCAAGGAAATGCACAAGGCCCCCACGTTCATTGAGAAGCTGCAGAACACGGGCGTGGCTGAGGGCTACCCCGTACGCATGGAGTGCCGCGTGTCAGGGACGCCCTATCCCCAGATcttctggaagagagagaacgagtcgTTCACCCACAGCACGGACAGGGTCAG CATGCACCAGGACAACTGTGGCTACCTGTGCATGATCATCCAGCCGGCCATGAAGGAAGATGCAGGCTGGTACACTGTGTCTGCCAAGAACGAAGCTGGGATCGTCTCCAGCACTGCACGTCTCGACGTCCATG cccagtgGCAGCAGCCAAACCTACCAAAGCCTAAGAGGGTGCGTCCGTCCACCAGTCGCTACGCCGCGCTGACCGAGAGAGGCCTGGACGTGAAGGCTGCCTTCTTCCCTGACTCCACCCCCTTCTTCcccgacccctcccccctgcagccaggagggctggtggagagCGACGACCTGTAG